One genomic window of Tatumella citrea includes the following:
- the rsmI gene encoding 16S rRNA (cytidine(1402)-2'-O)-methyltransferase — translation MKQNDQTEISAGTLYIVPTPIGNLGDITQRALDVLSNADLIAAEDTRHTGMLLQHFAINARLFALHDHNEQQKADLLITRLQAGESIALVSDAGTPLINDPGYHLVTKCRQAGVRIVPLPGACAAITALSASGLPSDRFCYEGFLPAKTKGRCDTLRALVTEPRTLIFYESTHRLLDSLQDMVQELGADRYVVLAREITKTWESIHGAPVAELLSWVKEDENRRKGEMVLIVEGYRAEEEALPPEALRTLSLLQRELPLKKAAALAAEIHGVKKNALYRYALDQQEDAQDA, via the coding sequence ATGAAACAAAACGATCAGACAGAGATTTCTGCGGGCACCTTGTATATCGTCCCCACCCCGATAGGTAACCTGGGCGATATCACACAACGTGCACTGGATGTCCTGTCAAACGCAGACTTGATTGCCGCAGAAGATACACGCCACACCGGCATGTTACTACAACATTTCGCAATCAATGCGCGCCTGTTCGCACTACACGACCACAATGAACAGCAAAAGGCCGACCTGCTGATAACCCGGTTACAGGCAGGAGAAAGTATAGCGCTGGTTTCTGATGCCGGTACTCCGCTGATTAATGACCCCGGCTATCATCTGGTGACCAAATGCCGCCAGGCTGGAGTGCGTATTGTACCTTTGCCCGGAGCCTGTGCGGCGATAACAGCATTAAGTGCCTCGGGATTACCGTCAGATCGATTCTGTTACGAAGGATTTCTGCCCGCGAAAACCAAGGGGCGCTGCGATACCTTGCGTGCCCTGGTGACTGAGCCCCGAACCCTGATCTTCTATGAATCTACCCATCGTCTGCTGGATAGCCTGCAGGATATGGTGCAGGAACTGGGTGCCGACCGGTATGTCGTGCTGGCGCGAGAAATCACCAAAACCTGGGAGAGTATTCATGGTGCACCGGTGGCCGAATTGCTCAGTTGGGTGAAAGAAGATGAGAACCGGCGTAAAGGCGAAATGGTGCTGATTGTGGAAGGCTACCGTGCAGAGGAAGAGGCTTTACCTCCGGAAGCACTGCGCACCCTGAGCCTGTTGCAGCGTGAATTACCGCTGAAAAAAGCGGCTGCTTTGGCGGCAGAGATTCATGGCGTAAAGAAAAATGCACTTTACCGTTACGCATTAGATCAACAGGAAGATGCGCAAGACGCGTGA
- a CDS encoding LysR family transcriptional regulator, which produces MRIDDIDALLAVVQFSSLSQAAEHLGITQSAITRRLQSLEQSLGTQLLDRQTKPLRLTTVGQRVYQQCLTLKREARRLYALADEEGQARGPLRLGLPQSLSEVSLTRTLEKLREQFEHAGVTISCGWGGQLLKRLENLDLDAMLAIGPANLAIPENIQAANLKPLAVAVIARKGMYPDDIPLCEAARQGWVLNPEGCGLRAGVIRYLEQQGSRLKVNVESAGAHLQMELVANGVGIGIVPLAVLESSPLRDKLQIIAGREYQPENFLWLLSPPEQGNLMPAIQAFARQVADQLP; this is translated from the coding sequence ATGCGAATAGACGACATTGATGCACTGCTGGCAGTGGTGCAGTTTTCTTCACTGAGCCAGGCAGCCGAACATCTGGGGATCACTCAGTCGGCGATTACCCGCCGCTTACAAAGCCTGGAGCAGTCACTGGGTACACAGCTGCTGGACAGACAGACCAAGCCTTTGCGTCTGACTACCGTCGGGCAGCGGGTTTATCAGCAATGTCTGACCCTGAAAAGAGAAGCCAGACGGTTGTATGCACTAGCGGATGAAGAAGGCCAGGCCCGCGGGCCACTGCGGCTGGGCTTACCTCAGAGCCTGAGTGAAGTCAGCCTGACCCGGACGCTGGAGAAATTACGCGAGCAATTTGAACATGCCGGCGTGACTATCAGTTGCGGGTGGGGAGGGCAGTTGCTGAAAAGGCTGGAAAATCTTGATCTGGACGCGATGCTGGCAATCGGTCCTGCTAATCTGGCGATACCGGAAAATATCCAGGCAGCCAACCTTAAACCCCTGGCCGTTGCCGTCATTGCCCGTAAAGGGATGTATCCGGACGATATTCCTTTGTGTGAAGCTGCCCGGCAGGGATGGGTTCTGAACCCGGAAGGGTGCGGCCTGCGGGCCGGGGTTATCCGTTATCTTGAACAGCAGGGCAGCCGGTTAAAGGTCAATGTGGAAAGTGCCGGGGCACATTTGCAGATGGAGCTGGTAGCTAACGGTGTTGGTATTGGTATCGTGCCACTGGCGGTGCTGGAAAGCAGCCCGCTACGGGATAAATTGCAGATTATTGCCGGTCGGGAATATCAGCCGGAAAACTTTCTGTGGCTGCTATCTCCGCCAGAACAGGGAAATCTAATGCCTGCCATCCAGGCATTTGCCCGCCAGGTGGCTGATCAACTGCCGTAA